GCCCGGGGGGGGGGGGGGGGCGCGGGGGCACGGGGGGATGGTGTGCCCGGGCAGGCGTCACCCCGCCCCGCCGTCTGCGGTGATCCGTGTTGTGCGGTTACGCGCTCTTCTCGACCGGGTAGATCGGTACGAGCTCCTCGATCACCGGCTCGGGCGGCCGCACCTTCGGCGGACGCCCGCGCCGGCGCTTGTGGGCCAGCACCTTTCCGTTCGCGAAGAGCTCGCCACCCCACACACCCCACGGCTCACGCCGCGCGATGGCCCCGTCGAGGCACGGCTGACGCACCGGGCACTCGAGGCAGAAAGCCTTGGCGCGCAGGATGTCGTCGATCTGCTCCGAGAAGAACAGGTCGACGAGCGCGGACGAGCTGTCCGCGCAGCGTGCCTGTGCACGCCAGCGCTCCTGTTCGATGTCTGCGGTGTACTCCGTGGCGAACATCGCCGTTCTCCCCTGCTCTGTGCTCTCGCTGGTTCTGTCGTCGTGTCGAACGTTTTCCGGACAAAGAAAAAGGCCGCCGGGTTTGCCCCGACGGCCTTGGTGCGTTTCCCTGGTGGTGCGATTACCAGGGGATCACCTCGGGCCGTTCGGGGCTCTTGGCCTTGTGGTCGGTGGTCGGCACCGTGAAGCAGGACCGAATCGACCACGAGCCAAAGCCCACGAGGCCATTGCCGTAGCCGGCGTGGGCGCGCGCGGCCGGGGCAACTGCCATTGCGTGGCACTGCATCGTCCGCTGCATCGTGATGGTTCCCTTGGTAGCTCGTGCTGGGGTAGCTAGTGCTGGTCGAAGATTTGCGAGCCGCTTAGCCAATCACGTTCGGGCGCGCGAGTCA
This is a stretch of genomic DNA from Acidimicrobiia bacterium. It encodes these proteins:
- a CDS encoding WhiB family transcriptional regulator; the protein is MFATEYTADIEQERWRAQARCADSSSALVDLFFSEQIDDILRAKAFCLECPVRQPCLDGAIARREPWGVWGGELFANGKVLAHKRRRGRPPKVRPPEPVIEELVPIYPVEKSA